The DNA segment TCTCTTGCGAGAGCGTGTCGATGACGATCATGTCGCTCTGCAGCTCGTCGTTGAGCGATTTCAGCTCGCCGACTTTGCTCAAATCGCCGCCGCTGATTTGCGCGATGACGCTTCCGCTCTTCTCGACCGCCGCTTTCGTGGCGGTGACTTGATCGCCCGACACCTCGGCGCCCACGACGATAACGCCGAGCTCCTTAGCCGCGTCGCGCACTTGATGGCTGCGCTGCGCGAGGTTCTTGGAAACCGCCTGTACGATCGGAATCGCGATCGCCAGCGCAATGATCATCGCGATGAAACCCCACAGCACCAGGGTCAGCACCGTGTGGTTGATGATGTCGTCGATGCGCGACATGGGGATGCCATACCAGCGCGCGCCGATGACGTTGTTCTGGTCGTCGGCGACCGGATCGATGTGCACCAAATAGAGCGTGCCGCCTTGCGAGTCGGCGCCGGTGTACGCCTGCCCCGTCTTGGCGACGTTCGCGGCTTCGGGCACGACGGCGTCGACGGCACGCGTTCCGTCGGGCTGCTGAATGGTGCTCGCCACGATCGCGTCGCCGTCGAGCAGCGCCGCAGCGCCGCCCAGGGCGCGCGTCGCTTGGTCGACGAGGTCGTAATAATGGTTCATCAGGATGCCGCCGTAGATGGCACCGATGGTCCGCTCGTTCTGGTCGCTGATCGGCGCCGCCGAAACTATGGCGATGCCTTTGTCGACGTGCTCGACGACCTTACCCGAGGCGTCCTTGATGTCGGACTGCGCTTGGGGCGCGAGCCCCTCGCCCTGCAGGAACGACGAGTCGAGCAGCGTGGCCGTACTGACGGTCTCGCCCGTCAGCGCGCGTTGAATGAGCGCGTTGCTCTTGAGCGATCCGCGCTCGGGGCCGTTGGCACGCGCGACCACGTTTCCGTTGGCGTCGACGACGGTCAGGAACGACAGGCCCGAAGTCCGCGCGACGTTCGACAACTGGTCTTGCAGCGCGGCCATGTTTCCGGACTGGACGGCGTGGCGAAGCGCGTCGGAAAGCGCGTCCTGCGCCACCAGCAGCCGGATCTGATCCTTCCGCGAGTCCCAATAGCCGCCGAACGCGCCGCCGCCGTTGGTGACTTGCGTCTTCCCCAAATCGACGAGATCGCGTTGGAGCACGAGTCGTGCCGCAACGACGCTAATGACGAAGAATAACACGATCGCGCCGATGATCGTCCCCAGGAGCCGTGCGCGTAGACTCATCTTCATGCCGTGACTTCCTCCGTGCCGCTGTCGTTGACTTTGAACTCCCTAAACCTAGTATCGATCTGTTTGGCCAGATCGTTCATCTGCTCGACCGAGGTCAGCATCCTCTGGGCCGCATCGGTCACTTCCTTATTGACGTAGGTGAGGACCTCGACCGACGACGCGTTCTGCTGCGATATCGAGGCGATATCGGAGAAGGCCTTGTTGACCTCGTCGGATTGGCGGGTCATCCGCTGGGTCGCGGACATGTTGTCCCCGACCGATTTGGTGATCTCTTCGATCGATCGGATGACTTGATATGAATTAGCGCTCATCGCTCGGGCCACCGAGCTGATCTCGCCGATCTGCTGGTTGGCGGTCAGAACCGCCGACACGATGTCTTGCAAGGCGCCCGACGCCGAGGTGGTGCTGTTCGCGCCTTCCTCGACGCGATCGGTCAGCCGCTCCATCGCGGTGACGACCTCGCCGATGACCGCTTGGGTCGACGCGATGTGCCCCGCGATTTCCTTAGTGGCTTGCACGCTGCTGTCGGCAAGTTTCCGGATCTCGCTCGCGACGACGGCGAAACCGCGGCCGTGTTCGCCGGCGCGCGCCGCCTCGATCGCGGCGTTGAGCGCGAGCAGGTTCGTCTGTTCGGCGATGCGGTCGATCACTTTGACGATATCGCCGATTTGATCGGAGTTGCTGCCGAGCTGCGAGATGTCGCTCGCGAGTTCGTTGATCGTGGAGCGAATCGTGTGCATGCCGTCGACGATCGTTCCGATCGCGCTGCCGCCGCGCTCGGCCGTGCGCGACGTCTCGGTCGAAATTGTCGACAGCGAGTCCACTTGCGCCGCGACCTGCTCGATCGAGCTCGCCATATTCGAAACGGCGAGTGCCGTTTCGTCGAGGCTGCGCGTTTGCTGTTCGGCGGCGGCGGCAATCGACGCGATCGCTTCGGTCAACGACGTTACCTTTGCGACGGCCTCGTCGACGATCTTGGATTGTTCCTGAACGCCCTCGTCGAGCTGACCTTGGGCGACCGCGGCGCCTTCGATTACGGCGAGCGCCGTCGACGCCGTGGTTTGCAGCCCGCCGCCGGCGGATCCGAGTTTCGCGGCACGGTCGTGCAGCTGACCCAGAAAGCTGCGAATCCCGAAGATGAGCTTGTTGAGCGCGACGGCGAGATCTTGGAGCGAGGCGTCCGCGACGGCGATGTTCTTGGTGAAATCACCCTGCGCCACTTCGCGGATCCCGGCCGCCATCGACGCAAGGCTGGTGTGCAGGTTGGCGACGCTATCGCCGCGCGGCAGCGCGACGCGCGAGCCGCCGAGGAACGCCACTTGGCCCGGCGCGATGTCACCCCACTCTTCGTAAGGCGGCGGGTCGCCGTGAAAGATCAGCGCGACGCCGATCCCCACGAAAATCAGGATGATGCTGTCCCAGACCGCGCCCGGGAGCTGATGCGTGACGCGCGCCTCGTATTCCGCGACCCCCGCGGCAGCGGCGACGATCGAACCGAGGGGGAAGCCCGCAAGCGCTGCGGTGAGGGCGATCAGCGCGATCAGCACCACCTCAACCGCCGCAGCGTTGCCGTACCAGATCGAACCATACCACGCTACCGCCGCGCAGAGTGCACCACCCAGCACTGCCAGCACGATACGACTCGGCAATGAGAGCCGAGCTCGCAAGCCGGAAAAGTAGGCGTAGATCACGGGCTACAATATTATGGAAAGCCTTAAGAAAGTCCGCCCCGGCCCAGGCTACTGCTTTTGGTTCCTCGCCCTGGCAATGCGGCGGTCGCAGACCTCGCAGAAGTGCGGCATCTTATTGTCGGTTTCGAAGATGGAGTTCGAGTTGTACATCGCGCAGCGCGCGTTGTAGCAGTGCTTCAGAGCGAAGGCGTGCCCGAGCTCGTGCACCGCCTCTTTGAGCGTCCGCTGAAAGAGCAGGTTCGCGTCGGGTTCTTCCCCGTAGAACTCGGCGCGCAACCGATGGAGCGAGACGGCCGCGACCCCTTGCGCGTCGTCGCCCGCGCCGAAGATGAAGCGGTGCGACGTCTTGTAGAGATCGTAATCGGTGATCGCCAAAAGGATACCGTCGTCTTCGGGGAAGGCGCGCAGCACCTTCGCCGTCAAGGTCGCCAGAAAGAGCTGCTGCCGGGTCGCGTTGAGCGCGCTGCGCGGTACGACGAGCGATCGCTCGACGCGCACGCTTGCCAGGAAACGTTCCTCGAGGCAGAGCGCAAAACGGTCCAAGAATAGCGCGTCGATGGTGTTGACCGGCACGATGCGAATTCTGGAATCCATTCGTGGAGGATGCTTC comes from the Candidatus Baltobacteraceae bacterium genome and includes:
- a CDS encoding cache domain-containing protein produces the protein MKMSLRARLLGTIIGAIVLFFVISVVAARLVLQRDLVDLGKTQVTNGGGAFGGYWDSRKDQIRLLVAQDALSDALRHAVQSGNMAALQDQLSNVARTSGLSFLTVVDANGNVVARANGPERGSLKSNALIQRALTGETVSTATLLDSSFLQGEGLAPQAQSDIKDASGKVVEHVDKGIAIVSAAPISDQNERTIGAIYGGILMNHYYDLVDQATRALGGAAALLDGDAIVASTIQQPDGTRAVDAVVPEAANVAKTGQAYTGADSQGGTLYLVHIDPVADDQNNVIGARWYGIPMSRIDDIINHTVLTLVLWGFIAMIIALAIAIPIVQAVSKNLAQRSHQVRDAAKELGVIVVGAEVSGDQVTATKAAVEKSGSVIAQISGGDLSKVGELKSLNDELQSDMIVIDTLSQEMANRMKQAVDRVAELNEVAGGLNQLVTGESA
- a CDS encoding methyl-accepting chemotaxis protein, producing MIYAYFSGLRARLSLPSRIVLAVLGGALCAAVAWYGSIWYGNAAAVEVVLIALIALTAALAGFPLGSIVAAAAGVAEYEARVTHQLPGAVWDSIILIFVGIGVALIFHGDPPPYEEWGDIAPGQVAFLGGSRVALPRGDSVANLHTSLASMAAGIREVAQGDFTKNIAVADASLQDLAVALNKLIFGIRSFLGQLHDRAAKLGSAGGGLQTTASTALAVIEGAAVAQGQLDEGVQEQSKIVDEAVAKVTSLTEAIASIAAAAEQQTRSLDETALAVSNMASSIEQVAAQVDSLSTISTETSRTAERGGSAIGTIVDGMHTIRSTINELASDISQLGSNSDQIGDIVKVIDRIAEQTNLLALNAAIEAARAGEHGRGFAVVASEIRKLADSSVQATKEIAGHIASTQAVIGEVVTAMERLTDRVEEGANSTTSASGALQDIVSAVLTANQQIGEISSVARAMSANSYQVIRSIEEITKSVGDNMSATQRMTRQSDEVNKAFSDIASISQQNASSVEVLTYVNKEVTDAAQRMLTSVEQMNDLAKQIDTRFREFKVNDSGTEEVTA
- a CDS encoding archaemetzincin family Zn-dependent metalloprotease, which gives rise to MDSRIRIVPVNTIDALFLDRFALCLEERFLASVRVERSLVVPRSALNATRQQLFLATLTAKVLRAFPEDDGILLAITDYDLYKTSHRFIFGAGDDAQGVAAVSLHRLRAEFYGEEPDANLLFQRTLKEAVHELGHAFALKHCYNARCAMYNSNSIFETDNKMPHFCEVCDRRIARARNQKQ